In one window of Anser cygnoides isolate HZ-2024a breed goose chromosome 3, Taihu_goose_T2T_genome, whole genome shotgun sequence DNA:
- the BCL2L11 gene encoding bcl-2-like protein 11, giving the protein MAKQPPEAKAQRGRQAGRLPPAEGPGPAAQLRPGAPAALPGLPAAASSSSSSSSSSAAARPVSPGSPPRAQPPPASPGPFATRSPLFIFVRRSPLLSRSSSGYFSFEAERSPAPMSCDKATQTPSPPCQAVSHYLSAMASRWRSHLLAEEIQPEIWIAQELRRIGDEFNASYCPRRGFLDNHVGNPQIVILRLLHYIIRLIWRMQ; this is encoded by the exons ATGGCCAAGCAGCCCCCCGAGGCGAAGGCGCAGCGCGGCCGCCAGGCTGGGCGGCTGCCCCCGGCCgaggggccgggcccggcggcgcAGCTGAGGCCCGGAgcccccgccgccctgcccggcctccccgcagccgcctcgtcctcctcctcctcgtcgtcgtcgtcggccgccgcccggcccgtCTCGCCCGGCAGCCCGCCGCGGGCGCAGCCGCCgcccgccagccccggcccgTTCGCCACCCGCTCGCCGCTCTTCATCTTCGTGCGGAGGTCGCCGCTGCTGTCGCGCTCCTCCAGCGGCTACTTCTCCTTCGAGGCCgagcgcagccccgcgcccatGAGCTGCGACAAGGCCACGCAGACCCCCAGCCCGCCCTGCCAGGCCGTCAGCCACTACCTGAGCGCCATGG CTTCCAGGTGGCGGTCTCACTTGCTAGCAGAAGAAATACAGCCAGAAATATGGATTGCACAGGAGCTGCGGCGCATTGGAGATGAATTCAATGCCTCCTATTGTCCGAGAAGg GGTTTCTTGGATAACCATGTTGGAAACCCCCAGATCGTTATTCTGCGCCTCCTGCATTATATCATCCGCCTCATCTGGAGGATGCAGTGA